Proteins from a single region of Dysosmobacter acutus:
- a CDS encoding 1-aminocyclopropane-1-carboxylate deaminase/D-cysteine desulfhydrase has product MMKGLQQLPRVPLGVYPTPFYKLETVSRREGVNLWIKRDDLCGVALGGNKVRKLEFLLADARARGCDVVFTAGGAQSNHAMLTAACAARLNMQAILVLKKRGVSGHVGNLVLDDLFGAQVHFVDTDSYDDVYAETARMASELEAQGHKCYEIPVGGSTPLGSLGYAQCVREMAEQSAAASVRLDHIVSATGSGGTTAGLLLGSALYLNGTPVLGVGVDSDPFEEIVPRLARDAAALLDERPSIGPFSMRYHYGAGYAVPNPEDTPAILDLARSEGILLDPVYTGKAYAGMLRLLHEGFFGGVENIVFVHTGGAAALFAMDLG; this is encoded by the coding sequence ATGATGAAAGGCTTACAGCAGCTTCCCCGCGTCCCTCTTGGCGTCTACCCCACCCCCTTTTATAAGCTGGAAACCGTCAGCCGCAGGGAAGGGGTCAACCTCTGGATCAAGCGGGACGACCTGTGCGGCGTGGCGCTGGGTGGAAACAAGGTGCGCAAGTTGGAATTCCTTCTGGCGGACGCCAGGGCCCGGGGCTGCGACGTGGTTTTTACCGCCGGAGGCGCCCAGTCCAACCACGCCATGCTGACCGCCGCCTGCGCCGCCCGGCTGAACATGCAGGCCATACTGGTGCTGAAAAAGCGGGGTGTCAGCGGCCATGTGGGCAACCTTGTGTTAGACGACCTCTTCGGCGCACAGGTCCACTTTGTGGATACGGACAGCTATGACGACGTGTACGCTGAGACCGCCCGCATGGCCTCGGAGTTGGAGGCCCAGGGCCACAAATGCTATGAGATTCCCGTGGGCGGGTCCACGCCCCTGGGTTCTTTGGGATACGCCCAGTGCGTGCGGGAGATGGCGGAACAGTCCGCGGCAGCCAGCGTCCGGCTGGACCACATCGTCAGCGCCACCGGCTCCGGCGGCACCACCGCCGGACTGCTCTTAGGCAGCGCCCTCTATTTAAACGGCACGCCGGTATTGGGCGTGGGCGTGGACAGCGATCCCTTTGAGGAGATCGTTCCCCGGCTTGCCCGGGATGCGGCGGCGCTCCTGGACGAAAGGCCCAGCATAGGTCCTTTTTCCATGCGCTATCACTACGGCGCCGGATACGCTGTCCCCAACCCGGAGGATACGCCGGCCATTTTGGACCTGGCCCGGTCCGAGGGAATCTTGCTGGACCCGGTCTACACGGGCAAGGCCTATGCCGGCATGCTGCGGCTGCTGCACGAGGGGTTTTTCGGCGGCGTGGAGAACATCGTCTTCGTCCACACCGGCGGCGCGGCGGCCCTGTTCGCCATGGACCTCGGCTAA